Within the Arthrobacter caoxuetaonis genome, the region GCGCCGACCACGTTGACGTGTCCGATCTTCCGGCCGGGCCGGACCGACTTCCCGTAATTATGGACCTTCGCGGCAGGAACGGCGGCCATCGCTGCCCGCGTGCCCTTGAACAGATCCGGGTTGTCTCCGCCCAGGAAGTTCTTCATGACCACGACTTCGCCAAGGAGCCCGGTGCTGCCCAGCGGGAGGTCAAGGACTGCGCGCAGGTGCTGTTCGAACTGGCCCGTGACGGATCCGTCCATGGTCCAGTGCCCGGAGTTATGCGGCCGCATCGCCAGTTCATTGAACAGGAACCCGACGCCGCGGCCGGGCGTTTCAAACAGTTCTGCGGCCATCACGCCGGTGACACCAAGTTCGTCCGCGATCCGCAGCGCTGCGGCGGCCGCTGCGGCTGCAGTGTCGGGATCCAGGTCCTGAGCCGGTGCAATGACCTCGTCGCAGACTCCGTCTACCTGGATGGAATGCACCACGGGCCAGGCAGCGCTTTGGCCGCCCGGTGTGCGGGCGATCAGGGCGGACAGCTCGCGGGTGAACGGGACCTTCTCTTCAGCCAGCAGGGCCGGGCCGGTGAACCAGTCTGCGGCTTCGGCGGCTGCCGCGGCATCGTCGATGATCCGGACGCCCTTGCCGTCATAACCGCCGCGCGGGGTCTTCAGTACTACGGGCCAGCCAGCGGCCTTACCGAAGTCAACCAGGTCCGCGACGCTTGATACGGCGGCCCAGCGCGGGTTGGGCAGGCCCAGCCGGTCCACTGCAGCACGCATCACCAGTTTGTCCTGGGCATGGAGCAGGGCGTCCGGGCCGGGCTGGACGTTGACGCCCTCCGCCAGCAGCGCCCGCAGGTGCTCTCCGGGAACGTGCTCGTGGTCAAACGTCAGGACGTCCACGTCCTTGGCGAACTCGAGCAGCTGGGCGTAGTCGGTGTAATCGCCGACGACGGAGCGGGAGACTGCGGGAACAGCGGAAACGTCTGGTGCTTCGGCCAGGACACGCAGTTCAAACCCGAGCTCAGTGGCCGCCGGGGCCATCATCCGGGCCAGCTGGCCGCCGCCGACAACGCCGATTATTGGAAATCTCACCTCTACAGGTTACCGAAAGCGGGGCCCATTCCCGCTCCGTGTCAGCGGTTCCGGGCACCCCTCCCGGCCAGTTCCCATCATCAGCGGGTAAACTATGGTCTTTCCGCCGTGCCAGCGCACGGGGATAGCCCCGCCCGGACAGGAATCATTTTTCGGGCACTACTGGCCGCGGAGGGTCATGATCACACGTTTTATTTCCTGGCTCAGGTCGCTCGCGTCCGCCTTCTGGCGTGAAGTGGCGAAATTCGGCACCGTGGGCGCGGTCGCGTTCGTGGTGGATAACGGCCTGACGTGGTTCTTCATGCACTCCATCATGGAAGGCAGTCCCGCCAAGGCGCGGTTCGCCGGTGCCACTATCGCGACCCTCTTTTCCTGGGTGGCGAACCGCTGGTGGACCTTCCGCCACCGCCGGCAGACGAATGTGGCGAAGGAGTTCACCCAATTCATCCTGATCAACGGCGTGGGCATCTTTATTTCCACCGGGTTCACCTGGATTGCCCGCTACCCGATGGGCATCACGGACAACGGAACCCTGTTCCTGGCAGGCGTTGTCGGAATCGGCGTAGCGACAATCGTCAGGTTCCTGGCCTACCGCTACTGGGTCTTCAACGCCGTCCCGGCGGACAAAGCGGTGGAGGACGCCATGGAGCTGACCCTCCATCCGGAGCGGCAGCCCGCCGAGCCGGTACCGGAGCAGGCCAGGCCGCGCTCCCAGTCAGTCGCAGAGCCGGGCAAGCCGCTCAAGCCCCAAGCCGAGCAGTAACCCTTTCAGCGGCCATCAGGCGTTCAGTGGACTGCACACCCTCGCCCAGCAGCACCAGGGTGCCTCCCGACGCCCACACGCCCAGGGCGGCAGCCAGGACGCCGGACATGCCGGCTTCTGCGGGTGCCAGGAGCACCTGGTGGCCGGAGCCGGCACCCTCGGGGGCATGCCGTGCCAAAAGATCAGTGAACGCCGTGCCCGGTTCGGCCCCGGCAGCCACAGCCACCGCGGGGGAGTCCCGGTATTCCTCACCGGCGTAAGTGTCAGCGTAGGCGCGGACTTCGGCCGCGTAATCGACCGCTCCGGCCGGGAGCTGCCCCGGCCAGGACATGGCCAGGGCCGGGAGAGCCGCCGCAACCACAACTTCGCCTGCCGAACGCGAAGCAGGTTCCTCCGACGTAACCCTTACCTGTGCACCGTCGACGGCCGATAAGGCAATTGAGCAGCCGGTCTGCCAGGCGGAGAGAGCCCATACAAGGGTCTTCCAATGCACGGGCAGTTCAAGCTGGACAGTGGTCCCCGGTTCAGCGTCCAGTTCCTCCACCAGGAAGTTCGAGGTCTTGGCAACCCAGTTGTCCAGGACCTTCCCGGAGAGCTCAATCCGTTCGTGGTTAGGTCCGTACCAGATCAGCGCAGGTGAGGTAGCCTGCTCAGTCCGGAGCGTGGACAGTATGGATGGGACCGGGTTTTCCGTCATGGCTTTGGCTTTCGGTGAGGCGTGCTGGTGGATTCCGGCGGGCTGCAGAGGGGCAGCCCTGCGCAAATTTACGGCGTGGCGCGCCGACGCCGGACGCCTCCGACTCTATAGGATGCCGAAACAGCTTGACGGGGACGTATTACACGCGTGTAATTAGGGAACGGATTTGTTCCAGCAAACCATGACCGACATGCGTTCACAGCAGGCTGATTGTCGCCTGTGTGAATCCAGATATCCGCTGCTGGGGCATTTACACCGGGAGGACTCCATGGGGCAAGCAGACAAAATGCAGGACCGGACGGACATCGCCGCGCAGGCTTCGGCCAGCTACGGCTCTCGGGGCGTACCCGTCGACTGGTATGTCGACCCCGCGGATCCGGAAGCGGCCGACCGCTACCGGGAAGGTGCTGCCAGCCTTGAGGACGCCGCAACGGCCTTCCTCGCCGCCCACGAGGCTTTGGCCGGGGGAGAGGAAGCGCCCGATCCCGCTGATCTCCTTGATCCGCCCATCTCGCTTTTCCCGGCACCGGCAGAGACCGAGGAACGCAAGATCTGGATTGGGCTTCCCGGCTTTGGGGATTCCTACGCCGACGAAGGCGACCTGGGCTGGCAGGCTGATGCACTGTGCGCCCAGACGGACCCGGAAGCGTTCTTCCCTGAAAAGGGCGGTTCCACCCGCGATGCCAAAAAAGTCTGCGCCGCATGCAACGTCCGTTCCCAGTGCCTGGAATACGCACTCTCCAATGACGAGCGCTTTGGAATCTGGGGCGGTTTGTCCGAGCGGGAACGCCGGCGCCTTCGAAAGCAGGCAGTCTAATTCTTTCGCACGTCCGAGTATGCGCCGTTGTGGTTGCCCACAACGGAGCCGAGTACCTCCCCGAAACTCTTTCCGCCCTCAAGGCCCAGACCCGGCCGGCAGATGCCTGTATTGGTGTCGACGTCGGGTCCACTGACGCATCGGCCTCCCTGCTCCAGCTGGGGCTTCCCGTAGGGAGCCCAGTCACGGGCGCGCCTGCGCGTGCCGGATTCGGTGCCGCGGTCAAGACGGGGCTGGCCCAGCTGCCCGCCCGCTCCGGCCCGGCCGATGACAGCGTGGAGTGGCTCTGGCTCCTGCATGATGACTCCGCCCCCGATCCCACGGCCCTCGCGGAACTCCTCCGCGCCGTCGAGCTGGCCCCATCGGTGACGATTGCGGGCACCAAGCAGGTTGACTGGGAGAATCCCCGCAAACTCATCGACGTTGGCGTTTCCGTCAGCCGCTGGGCTGAGCGCGTGACCATGGTGGATGTCGACGAGCTGGACCAGGGCCAGTACGACTCGCGCAGCGACATCTTCGCCGTGAACTCCGCCGGAATGCTGATCCGCCGCGATGTCTGGGACGCGCTGGGCGGCTTCGATCCAGGACTGCCGGGAACCGGCGACGACATTGATCTTTGCTGGCGGAACCGGCTTGCCGGCAACCGCGTGGTGGTCGTCCCGTCGGCAAGGGTCCGGCATGCCGGAAACCGGCCCAACACTGCTGCCACCGCCCGCGCTGCGCGCAAGGCGGAAATCTACCTGCGCCTC harbors:
- a CDS encoding 5-(carboxyamino)imidazole ribonucleotide synthase yields the protein MRFPIIGVVGGGQLARMMAPAATELGFELRVLAEAPDVSAVPAVSRSVVGDYTDYAQLLEFAKDVDVLTFDHEHVPGEHLRALLAEGVNVQPGPDALLHAQDKLVMRAAVDRLGLPNPRWAAVSSVADLVDFGKAAGWPVVLKTPRGGYDGKGVRIIDDAAAAAEAADWFTGPALLAEEKVPFTRELSALIARTPGGQSAAWPVVHSIQVDGVCDEVIAPAQDLDPDTAAAAAAAALRIADELGVTGVMAAELFETPGRGVGFLFNELAMRPHNSGHWTMDGSVTGQFEQHLRAVLDLPLGSTGLLGEVVVMKNFLGGDNPDLFKGTRAAMAAVPAAKVHNYGKSVRPGRKIGHVNVVGAEVSDLPSVRSSAELAAAIIRDGREPIEEKA
- a CDS encoding GtrA family protein, with product MITRFISWLRSLASAFWREVAKFGTVGAVAFVVDNGLTWFFMHSIMEGSPAKARFAGATIATLFSWVANRWWTFRHRRQTNVAKEFTQFILINGVGIFISTGFTWIARYPMGITDNGTLFLAGVVGIGVATIVRFLAYRYWVFNAVPADKAVEDAMELTLHPERQPAEPVPEQARPRSQSVAEPGKPLKPQAEQ
- a CDS encoding TIGR03089 family protein; translation: MTENPVPSILSTLRTEQATSPALIWYGPNHERIELSGKVLDNWVAKTSNFLVEELDAEPGTTVQLELPVHWKTLVWALSAWQTGCSIALSAVDGAQVRVTSEEPASRSAGEVVVAAALPALAMSWPGQLPAGAVDYAAEVRAYADTYAGEEYRDSPAVAVAAGAEPGTAFTDLLARHAPEGAGSGHQVLLAPAEAGMSGVLAAALGVWASGGTLVLLGEGVQSTERLMAAERVTARLGA
- a CDS encoding WhiB family transcriptional regulator, whose amino-acid sequence is MGQADKMQDRTDIAAQASASYGSRGVPVDWYVDPADPEAADRYREGAASLEDAATAFLAAHEALAGGEEAPDPADLLDPPISLFPAPAETEERKIWIGLPGFGDSYADEGDLGWQADALCAQTDPEAFFPEKGGSTRDAKKVCAACNVRSQCLEYALSNDERFGIWGGLSERERRRLRKQAV